Proteins found in one Oncorhynchus tshawytscha isolate Ot180627B linkage group LG25, Otsh_v2.0, whole genome shotgun sequence genomic segment:
- the LOC112224280 gene encoding multiple inositol polyphosphate phosphatase 1 — protein MTSALSKHTLLFTTFSLALTRVSYCSVANANVNSSIPAIANYFGTKGRYEEVNPYLINDILSVNKSLLKPGCTDCTAVHVTAIIRHGTRYPTVKNIKRMQRLYDLVLNDAMNTDKWLTDIKTKWEMWYTEDMDGKLVEKGRDDHRHLAVRLATFFPSLMSEENLRSHRIRFITSSKHRCVDSIVAFQEGLLNLWKVTEVGPSHEINDELMRFFDQCKKFVDDVENNKTALEEVHLFKASAEMKIVQMKMAAQLQVPYNHITPDLVEAAFFLCSYEFAIKSLNSPWCNLFDETDAQVLEYKNDLKQYWKRGYGHDINRKSSCALFHDLFSRLDKAAHEIRFGHVSEAVTIQVGHAETLLPLLALMGFFRDETPLTADNFDLQHGRTFRTSRIVPYAANLVFVLYDCSEGLRLQFLLNETPLKFPNINHLAPLYNTVRETYRELLHGCNFEKECEPSRPNRNCEL, from the exons ATGACATCAGCGTTATCTAAACACACGTTGTTGTTCACGACATTTAGTCTAGCTTTGACCCGGGTTTCATACTGCTCAGTTGCAAATGCTAACGTTAATTCAAGCATACCTGCGATTGCAAATTATTTCGGAACGAAAGGCAGATATGAGGAAGTAAACCCGTATCTCATTAATGACATCCTCTCGGTAAACAAATCCCTTTTAAAACCGGGATGTACCGATTGCACTGCTGTTCATGTGACCGCCATAATTCGGCATGGAACACGATATCCAACGGTCAAAAATATCAAAAGGATGCAACGGCTTTATGACCTTGTTCTAAACGACGCAATGAACACCGATAAATGGCTGACTGACATAAAAACCAAGTGGGAAATGTGGTACACTGAAGACATGGATGGCAAGCTTGTGGAAAAGGGGCGAGATGACCATAGGCATCTGGCTGTCAGGTTGGCAACATTCTTTCCATCTTTGATGTCAGAGGAAAACCTCAGGAGCCATCGTATCCGTTTCATCACTAGCTCCAAACACAGATGCGTGGACAGCATTGTCGCTTTCCAAGAAGGCCTACTCAACCTTTGGAAAGTAACAG AAGTTGGACCCAGCCACGAAATCAATGATGAGTTGATGAGATTCTTTGACCAGTGCAAAAAATTTGTTGACGATGTGGAGAACAACAAAACTGCCCTCGAAGAGGTCCACCTCTTCAAGGCCTCAGCAGAGATGAAAATAGTGCAGATGAAGATGGCTGCCCAACTGCAAGTTCCATACAATCACATCACaccag ATCTGGTGGAGGCTGCATTCTTCCTGTGCTCATACGAGTTTGCCATCAAATCTTTGAACTCCCCCTGGTGCAACCTGTTTGATGAGACTGATGCCCAA GTGCTGGAGTACAAAAATGACCTGAAACAGTACTGGAAGAGGGGCTATGGTCATGACATCAACCGCAAGTCCAGTTGCGCTCTTTTTCATGACCTGTTCAGTCGCCTTGATAAGGCTGCTCATGAGATCAG GTTTGGGCATGTATCTGAGGCTGTGACCATTCAGGTGGGCCATGCCGAGACCCTCCTGCCCCTGTTGGCCCTCATGGGCTTTTTCAGAGACGAGACGCCCCTGACCGCCGACAACTTTGACCTGCAACATGGCCGCACCTTCCGCACCAGCCGCATCGTGCCGTACGCAGCCAACTTGGTCTTTGTGCTGTATGACTGCAGTGAAGGCCTCCGGCTGCAGTTCCTCCTCAACGAGACACCTCTGAAATTCCCCAATATAAACCACCTGGCTCCTCTGTACAATACGGTcagagagacctacagagagtTGCTGCACGGCTGCAATTTTGAGAAGGAGTGCGAGCCGTCCAGACCCAACAGAAACTGTGAGCTGTGA